The DNA sequence CAGCCGGTCTCCGTACTTCGCCTTGAGCGTCGCCGGATCCATGCCGGTGGCCGAGCACTGCACCGGGTTGATGATGTCGAACCCGGCCTCGATGAACGATTCGAAGAACTTCTCCACACTGCCGCACGAGTGCTTGAAGCACTTCCACCCTGTGTTCTTGTGGACCCAGTCGTTCACCGCCTTGTAGTAGGGGAACCACAACTCGCGCAACGTCCGTACCGAGCAGAACTGCGAAGTCTGAGTGCCGAAATCCGTGCCACAGAGGAAGACCGCGTCGACGCTGTTGCCGATGCGGGCGTGTACCCGCTCCAGGTTCCTGATCCCGTTCTCGCACTGGTGCGCGAAGATCTTGTGGACGTAGTCCTTGCGGCTGCTGGTGGACATGTACCACTCGGCCACGTCGCGGATCCCCTTCGGGTTCTTGAGGAACGGCGCCGGCACCAGAGCGATGTCCCCAAAAGCGGTTCCGCCGAAGGTGGCGAGGATCCCCTTGCCGGTCTGTTGCGCCGCGGCCACGCTGGCGCTGACGTGATCCAGATCGGCTTCGGTGAGCGGGGTGAACTCCTCCAGGTTGTCCTCGATGTTCAGGGACTCTTCCTCGAAAGGCGGCTGCCGCACGATGGTGTCAAAGAAGGCGCTACCCAGGGGCATGCGGCCGCTCGGCATGGCCGTCTCGTCACCCTCGGGGTAGATGAGGATGTCGCCGTTGGCCTCGGTGCGGGTTCTGAACTCGGTGGACACCAGCACAGGCAGCCCACGGAAGTCCCACTCTTTCCACTCCGTATTGGCAAAACCGAACATCGTGTTGCGTGGGAACACGCCGGTCACGTCC is a window from the uncultured Paludibaculum sp. genome containing:
- a CDS encoding uroporphyrinogen decarboxylase family protein, with the protein product MAPTPSRQRLQDTLAHKQPDRIPIDFGGSSVTGVHVSCVAALRDFYGLEKRPVKVHEPYQMLGLVEADLSEAMGLDVTGVFPRNTMFGFANTEWKEWDFRGLPVLVSTEFRTRTEANGDILIYPEGDETAMPSGRMPLGSAFFDTIVRQPPFEEESLNIEDNLEEFTPLTEADLDHVSASVAAAQQTGKGILATFGGTAFGDIALVPAPFLKNPKGIRDVAEWYMSTSSRKDYVHKIFAHQCENGIRNLERVHARIGNSVDAVFLCGTDFGTQTSQFCSVRTLRELWFPYYKAVNDWVHKNTGWKCFKHSCGSVEKFFESFIEAGFDIINPVQCSATGMDPATLKAKYGDRLVFWGGGVDTQKTLPFGTAEQVRAEVLQRCEIFSKGGGFVFDSIHNIQAGTPVENLVAMLGAVKEFNGRG